One stretch of Legionella birminghamensis DNA includes these proteins:
- a CDS encoding rhodanese-like domain-containing protein codes for MNEHKILTIDVHELKQRMDRNSDICLIDVREDYEWQNYRIPQARHIPKGELAARIKEETSDLAEPVYLYCQGGVRSLAAADTLIQMGYQEVYSVNAGIAGWAMAGYAIDK; via the coding sequence ATGAACGAACATAAAATTTTAACCATTGATGTTCACGAACTAAAGCAGCGGATGGATAGGAATAGCGACATTTGCCTGATTGATGTACGCGAGGACTATGAATGGCAAAACTATCGCATTCCACAAGCGCGCCATATTCCTAAAGGCGAGTTGGCTGCGCGTATTAAGGAAGAGACCAGCGACTTGGCAGAACCCGTTTATCTGTATTGTCAGGGCGGTGTGCGTTCCCTGGCTGCAGCCGATACCTTAATACAAATGGGGTATCAGGAAGTGTATTCAGTCAATGCGGGGATCGCCGGCTGGGCGATGGCGGGCTATGCAATAGATAAGTGA
- a CDS encoding rhodanese-like domain-containing protein — MGQLGQFIINHWALWLGLIVILLLIFINEIQTQKKRAKEVSPQQAVHLINREDALVIDLRDTETYRKGHIINAIRANAEDFEQQTMDKYKNKPIILVCAKGLQSTALAAKLRAKGFSEPMILAGGMGAWQNADLPLVKGK; from the coding sequence ATGGGACAACTAGGGCAATTTATTATTAATCACTGGGCGTTATGGTTAGGCTTGATTGTCATTTTGCTCCTCATTTTTATTAATGAAATACAAACGCAGAAAAAACGCGCCAAAGAAGTCTCGCCGCAACAGGCAGTTCATTTAATAAATAGGGAAGATGCCCTGGTGATTGATTTAAGGGATACAGAAACCTATCGCAAGGGTCATATTATCAATGCAATTCGTGCTAATGCTGAAGATTTTGAGCAGCAGACTATGGATAAATACAAAAACAAACCGATTATCCTGGTTTGCGCCAAAGGTTTACAATCGACTGCATTGGCTGCTAAATTGCGTGCTAAGGGATTCTCCGAGCCAATGATTCTGGCAGGAGGAATGGGAGCATGGCAAAATGCAGACTTACCTCTGGTAAAAGGAAAATAA
- a CDS encoding VOC family protein — protein MDKIRAGEFCWNELATPDVKAAKEFYSKLLGWQFTEHDTGDMIYTFINTQAKGEEAIGGIWGIPKERNEIPPHWMSYIAVDNVAETLKQATDLGATVKMPVTPVGNIGLFAIIADPTGAHIAFWEYK, from the coding sequence ATGGACAAAATACGCGCTGGAGAATTTTGCTGGAATGAACTGGCTACTCCTGATGTTAAAGCCGCCAAAGAATTCTATAGCAAATTGCTAGGATGGCAATTTACCGAGCATGACACAGGCGATATGATTTATACCTTTATCAACACTCAGGCAAAAGGCGAAGAAGCCATTGGCGGCATATGGGGGATCCCCAAGGAGCGGAATGAAATCCCCCCTCACTGGATGAGCTATATTGCAGTCGATAATGTTGCGGAAACCCTGAAGCAAGCAACTGACCTGGGAGCAACTGTCAAGATGCCTGTTACCCCTGTGGGCAACATCGGCTTGTTTGCGATTATTGCTGATCCTACTGGTGCGCATATCGCATTTTGGGAATATAAATAA
- a CDS encoding DNA/RNA helicase domain-containing protein, with the protein MQEKKEKNPGHWKRVFIDRVALAKYTKDPERVKKLARALVESPGSTDWEPLSRELASARLNDADRALIIDFEVDGERTAVIADIAENHDYNKSPLYSDKDGVAKYRAKYGPSIIQRIREQMAEEQAAAARQAAGDAVAPPHPVITLDCYNQNFIRLNTQQESVLETRLPALISGAPGSGKSCVAISLITELVSRLSDNPETCILYVTKSPELIKAMQAIWDALLLPEELKQRVEFKTYETVAREQKGEAFVGKTIAKEADFEEWLKGYMPARLPEARQLYEEFRLSSGYPDKTQYLGLGDKKSLYHNKADKQWILKAYKAYLAYLEDKRKVAPDFLDLGQQGKYDLVLSDEAQDLSGQELLNLLNLAKNGQICLCMDSHQSLFDSKSKRPFIFELMQRSGLELKYIELPHSYRCPAHVVHFANTVIGIKNQAVGGSSDKLERPEIKMSPEQANTPGMVHWLKQDEEELAKLRDMAGQSNFAIITLPQYVDEARKKYPKAVMIYTPEQIKGLEYENVILYRMLDDPLCHEASRELNLELNGKIPVNQPKRGCSRDRFGPPFNKIFTSCTRATRRLFVDQGKDHPLTNLCNALEQGIKTPDTAFLREVILKQTEEEYLAGWQAETCRLYQNGKKEMAEEAFNHWNREKMLYVNYESFLLAHELIKIEEPAKPTETAPVQEPEKRLAATSEVSEKKDSPIVSNTASENRPSDRGKRGRQRRKPNAETPTTASLSKNTFSGGVVGRSPKFFSSSPKKVQEELPDSTRFEESVQSNLNDWFEGFSDSWFDLISDKPQPEYLFELLFVIKHAGYDCFLSRLKSDNERWMALKRSFTKYPEMTAFYFSLSQLSKEKSGSGKTYFEILCRKQYGLDFLKEVWESMSIPGMLDKDPLPSLPAILFGASSDTEWGKLSEENNLLMYLLNHPTGRHIFKTLFTSQLFSSLSSKDKDGETLLHWAVRNQRINVIVLIMAARDSALREGLLRGEDDVLGVKNKAGLTPLELAQADNLGNVIKSLDPALYQRSAVKKAETSSQVETFENKESLDKKIVELEKTRGAMLLPEVKKLCNEIEALYKSQKSIEEKIEAEKATTQKGLSNKKALTRQLNKTKRSIADKHKMFDRQTREARLNALADLASTPMDAKETYEKFDLLIIGSGIGLMYCILISMPTPNGLTMLRCMYKNKLKASDRESTWSCLENYLQDNKALVHHYFSLDELFKPFEDSDKTRFEMLARTEEGLEFLVLVFKSLNLSDTMKFEAQASIGLSLFVKGSIKGWGAVRESNSLFFYLLNRPQGLYLLSRLPATIVYNLMRRQDSELNSVLHWAVSSKRAELIAMVLALEPRLKDSGAIRALSGLKNTAGQTALDIAKATEFEDGIALLTALESNQTVQPGLATYSSLYHPAERASTETESSACSTLSASIGDPIDSPCRMP; encoded by the coding sequence ATGCAAGAGAAAAAAGAAAAAAATCCGGGACATTGGAAGCGTGTATTTATAGACAGGGTCGCTTTGGCCAAGTATACGAAGGATCCTGAGCGAGTGAAGAAACTGGCCCGGGCGTTAGTGGAGAGCCCTGGCTCAACCGATTGGGAGCCATTATCCCGTGAGTTGGCGAGTGCTCGCCTCAATGATGCCGACCGGGCCCTGATTATTGATTTTGAAGTGGATGGCGAAAGGACTGCAGTCATAGCAGACATAGCCGAAAACCATGATTATAACAAGTCACCGCTATATTCAGACAAAGACGGGGTCGCTAAATATCGGGCGAAGTATGGCCCCTCGATAATCCAGCGCATCCGCGAGCAGATGGCCGAGGAACAAGCCGCTGCTGCCCGTCAGGCGGCTGGCGATGCAGTTGCACCGCCTCATCCGGTCATAACCCTGGATTGCTACAACCAGAATTTCATTCGTTTGAATACTCAGCAGGAATCAGTATTGGAAACAAGGCTCCCTGCATTGATCAGTGGGGCGCCAGGATCCGGAAAATCCTGTGTAGCAATATCATTGATTACAGAGCTGGTAAGCCGCCTGTCTGATAACCCTGAGACGTGTATACTCTATGTGACGAAATCACCAGAATTAATCAAGGCGATGCAGGCAATCTGGGACGCGCTGTTACTGCCTGAGGAACTGAAGCAGCGGGTTGAGTTTAAAACCTATGAAACGGTAGCCCGTGAGCAGAAAGGCGAGGCGTTTGTTGGAAAAACGATTGCCAAGGAGGCTGATTTTGAGGAGTGGCTAAAAGGGTATATGCCAGCCCGTTTACCCGAGGCACGCCAGCTTTATGAGGAATTCCGACTGTCATCGGGTTATCCCGACAAGACTCAATATCTGGGGCTTGGTGATAAGAAAAGCCTGTACCATAATAAAGCGGACAAACAATGGATCCTCAAGGCGTACAAGGCTTATCTGGCCTATCTGGAGGATAAGCGTAAAGTCGCGCCCGATTTTCTCGATCTGGGGCAGCAGGGAAAATATGACCTGGTCCTTAGTGACGAGGCCCAGGATTTGTCGGGGCAGGAACTCTTAAACCTGCTGAATCTTGCTAAAAACGGGCAGATTTGCCTTTGCATGGATTCTCATCAAAGTCTTTTTGACAGCAAGTCAAAACGTCCATTTATTTTTGAACTAATGCAGCGTTCAGGTTTAGAACTCAAGTATATTGAACTTCCGCATTCTTATCGTTGTCCTGCGCACGTGGTGCATTTTGCGAACACGGTGATTGGTATCAAAAACCAGGCAGTGGGTGGCAGCTCAGACAAATTGGAACGACCGGAAATAAAAATGTCCCCGGAACAGGCGAATACGCCGGGCATGGTCCATTGGCTTAAGCAGGATGAAGAAGAGCTGGCCAAGTTGAGGGACATGGCCGGGCAAAGTAATTTTGCCATTATCACCTTGCCGCAGTATGTGGATGAAGCCCGTAAAAAGTATCCTAAAGCGGTGATGATCTACACCCCGGAGCAAATCAAAGGGCTGGAGTACGAGAATGTGATCCTGTACCGGATGCTGGATGATCCGCTTTGCCATGAAGCCAGTCGCGAACTCAATCTGGAGCTGAATGGCAAAATTCCGGTTAACCAGCCAAAACGGGGTTGCAGCAGAGACCGCTTTGGCCCTCCCTTCAACAAAATTTTTACCAGCTGTACACGCGCCACGCGCCGTTTGTTTGTGGATCAGGGGAAAGACCATCCCTTAACAAATCTTTGCAATGCGCTGGAGCAGGGGATAAAAACGCCAGACACGGCCTTCTTAAGGGAAGTAATTCTTAAGCAGACCGAAGAAGAATACCTGGCGGGATGGCAGGCAGAAACCTGCAGGCTATATCAAAACGGTAAGAAAGAGATGGCAGAGGAAGCCTTCAACCACTGGAATAGGGAGAAGATGCTGTATGTCAATTATGAAAGCTTTCTGCTGGCCCATGAGCTGATTAAGATTGAAGAACCCGCTAAGCCAACGGAAACGGCTCCCGTCCAAGAGCCTGAAAAACGGTTAGCGGCTACCTCTGAAGTCTCTGAAAAGAAAGACAGTCCGATTGTTTCAAATACAGCCAGCGAAAACCGGCCTTCAGATAGGGGAAAACGGGGGCGACAGCGAAGGAAGCCAAATGCAGAAACCCCAACCACCGCCAGTCTGTCAAAAAATACTTTTTCGGGCGGGGTTGTCGGGCGGTCGCCTAAATTTTTTTCCAGTAGTCCTAAAAAAGTTCAGGAGGAATTGCCTGACAGCACCCGGTTTGAGGAAAGCGTTCAGTCAAATTTGAATGATTGGTTTGAAGGTTTTTCCGATAGCTGGTTTGATTTGATATCGGATAAACCACAACCAGAATACCTTTTCGAATTGCTATTTGTAATTAAACATGCCGGTTATGACTGTTTTCTGAGCCGGTTAAAGTCAGATAATGAAAGATGGATGGCGCTTAAACGCTCATTTACAAAGTATCCCGAGATGACCGCGTTCTATTTTTCATTAAGTCAGCTAAGCAAGGAAAAATCGGGCAGTGGGAAAACCTATTTTGAAATTCTATGCCGGAAGCAGTATGGGCTTGATTTTTTGAAGGAGGTTTGGGAATCGATGTCCATCCCTGGCATGTTGGATAAAGATCCGCTCCCTTCATTGCCTGCTATTTTGTTCGGCGCGTCCTCGGACACTGAATGGGGTAAGCTGAGCGAGGAAAACAATTTGTTAATGTACCTGCTTAACCACCCGACAGGGCGCCATATATTCAAGACTCTTTTTACCAGCCAATTGTTTTCAAGTTTAAGTTCGAAAGACAAGGATGGTGAGACACTGTTGCATTGGGCAGTCAGGAATCAACGCATCAATGTGATTGTATTGATCATGGCCGCCAGGGACAGCGCCTTGCGTGAGGGGCTTTTGAGAGGCGAGGACGATGTATTGGGCGTAAAAAACAAGGCAGGACTTACGCCGCTCGAATTGGCACAGGCTGACAATCTGGGTAATGTAATCAAATCGCTTGATCCTGCCCTTTATCAACGATCCGCGGTCAAGAAAGCCGAAACTTCCTCCCAGGTTGAGACATTTGAAAACAAGGAGTCTTTAGACAAAAAGATTGTAGAGCTTGAAAAAACAAGGGGAGCGATGCTTCTTCCTGAAGTGAAAAAATTGTGTAATGAAATTGAAGCATTGTACAAGTCGCAAAAGTCCATCGAGGAAAAAATAGAGGCAGAAAAAGCCACCACTCAAAAGGGATTGAGTAATAAAAAGGCATTAACCCGTCAATTAAATAAAACCAAACGATCTATTGCGGATAAGCACAAGATGTTTGACAGGCAAACCCGTGAAGCTAGATTAAACGCACTCGCTGATTTAGCGTCTACTCCAATGGATGCTAAGGAAACGTATGAGAAGTTTGATCTGCTGATAATAGGTAGCGGTATAGGTCTGATGTACTGCATTCTGATATCCATGCCGACACCCAATGGGCTGACTATGCTCAGGTGCATGTATAAAAACAAGCTTAAGGCAAGCGATAGGGAAAGTACCTGGTCTTGCCTGGAAAACTATTTACAAGACAATAAGGCTCTGGTTCATCACTATTTCTCTTTGGATGAGTTATTCAAGCCCTTTGAGGATAGCGATAAAACCCGTTTTGAAATGCTCGCTCGTACTGAAGAAGGCCTTGAGTTCCTGGTTTTGGTTTTTAAGAGTCTGAACCTGTCCGATACAATGAAATTCGAAGCACAGGCTTCCATTGGATTGAGTTTGTTTGTTAAAGGATCAATCAAGGGTTGGGGGGCAGTGCGGGAGTCTAATTCCCTATTCTTTTATTTGCTCAATCGTCCGCAAGGGCTTTACTTGCTTTCCAGGCTGCCGGCCACTATCGTTTACAATTTGATGCGTCGGCAGGATTCTGAATTGAATAGCGTTTTGCACTGGGCTGTATCCAGCAAGCGGGCGGAGCTGATTGCTATGGTACTTGCTTTAGAACCAAGGCTTAAGGATAGCGGTGCAATACGAGCGCTTTCCGGCTTAAAAAACACCGCGGGGCAGACTGCACTGGATATCGCAAAAGCCACTGAATTTGAAGACGGGATTGCTTTATTAACCGCCCTGGAATCAAATCAAACTGTCCAGCCAGGACTGGCCACTTACTCATCGCTGTATCACCCTGCGGAGAGGGCCTCC
- the grxC gene encoding glutaredoxin 3 translates to MANIVIYSTGYCPYCVRAKQLLDSKKVNYQEIRVDEEPAKRDEMIARSGRRTVPQIFIDGQHIGGCDDLYTLEDAGKLDQLLQ, encoded by the coding sequence ATGGCGAACATCGTTATATACAGCACAGGCTATTGCCCTTATTGTGTTAGAGCTAAGCAGCTGCTTGACAGCAAAAAGGTCAATTATCAGGAAATCCGTGTTGATGAAGAGCCGGCAAAGCGTGATGAGATGATTGCCCGCAGTGGACGCAGAACAGTGCCACAGATTTTTATTGACGGACAGCATATCGGCGGCTGTGATGATTTATACACGCTCGAAGACGCTGGTAAATTAGATCAACTTTTACAATAA
- the secB gene encoding protein-export chaperone SecB, which produces MNEATTNPSNEAQFMIQRVYMKDSSFETPNTPAVFQQQWEPELTLDLNTENTELEKNVYEVVLTVTATVKNKNTTAFLAEVKQAGIFTIQGAPKEQLGHLLGSFCPSILFPYAREAITSQVIRGSFPQLVLAPINFDALYMQQLEEQSKAKSDETETTH; this is translated from the coding sequence ATGAACGAAGCAACTACAAATCCATCCAATGAAGCCCAATTTATGATTCAACGTGTTTATATGAAAGACAGTTCTTTTGAAACACCCAACACGCCTGCGGTTTTCCAACAGCAATGGGAACCTGAATTAACTCTTGATCTGAACACAGAAAATACAGAGTTAGAAAAGAATGTCTACGAAGTCGTTCTGACCGTTACTGCAACAGTTAAAAACAAGAACACTACCGCGTTTCTGGCTGAAGTCAAACAAGCGGGTATTTTTACCATCCAGGGCGCCCCTAAAGAACAATTAGGCCATTTATTAGGAAGTTTCTGCCCAAGCATTCTCTTTCCTTATGCAAGAGAAGCAATTACTTCACAAGTTATTCGCGGTAGCTTCCCCCAACTGGTACTGGCACCTATTAACTTCGATGCGCTGTATATGCAGCAACTGGAAGAGCAGAGCAAAGCCAAATCAGATGAAACAGAAACAACTCATTGA
- a CDS encoding NAD(P)H-dependent glycerol-3-phosphate dehydrogenase translates to MNNKPIAILGAGSWGTAVAIHMAKAGRKVMLWGRDPQHVASMKTSRCNQRYLPDVKLPDTLALTDDLQACSSSAGEVIIAVPSHSFSEIIQTIDKPATGISWLTKGLDPANNQFLSDIIAHHWGEHFSVAAISGPSFAREVAQGLPTALTLAGNNTVYQESIRELLHHQNVRVYLSNDLIGVQLCGAVKNVLAIACGISDGLHFGANAKAALITRGLTEMRRLGKVLGARDESFMGLAGVGDLVLTCTDDQSRNRRFGLHLGHGISAIEAEKLIGQVVEGKHNAAQICLLAERNNVEMPICAVVNRLLTGELSPQQAVLSLMSRSARDEE, encoded by the coding sequence ATGAATAATAAACCGATTGCTATACTAGGGGCTGGCTCCTGGGGTACTGCTGTAGCTATCCACATGGCAAAGGCAGGCCGAAAAGTAATGCTGTGGGGACGTGACCCGCAGCATGTTGCTTCCATGAAAACCAGCCGCTGCAATCAACGTTATTTACCGGATGTTAAACTTCCGGACACTCTGGCGCTTACTGACGATTTGCAGGCATGCAGCTCATCAGCTGGCGAAGTAATTATTGCTGTTCCCTCTCATTCTTTTAGCGAAATAATTCAGACTATTGATAAACCTGCAACAGGTATATCCTGGCTAACCAAGGGACTTGACCCTGCCAACAATCAGTTTCTGAGCGATATTATTGCCCATCATTGGGGTGAACATTTTTCAGTTGCTGCCATTTCAGGCCCTTCCTTTGCCAGGGAAGTCGCTCAGGGATTGCCCACTGCCCTTACATTAGCGGGGAATAATACGGTCTACCAGGAATCCATTCGCGAGCTCCTGCACCATCAGAATGTACGCGTCTACCTAAGCAATGATTTAATTGGTGTGCAGTTATGCGGTGCCGTTAAAAATGTTCTGGCCATTGCCTGCGGAATCAGCGATGGGCTGCATTTTGGCGCTAACGCCAAAGCGGCGTTAATTACAAGAGGTTTAACGGAAATGCGCCGTCTTGGCAAGGTATTGGGCGCACGTGATGAAAGCTTTATGGGTCTGGCTGGAGTCGGTGACCTGGTGTTGACCTGCACCGATGACCAGTCTCGAAACCGGCGCTTTGGTCTACATTTAGGCCATGGAATTTCTGCTATTGAAGCAGAAAAACTCATCGGCCAGGTTGTTGAAGGCAAGCATAACGCTGCACAAATCTGCCTCCTGGCTGAGCGTAATAATGTGGAAATGCCAATCTGCGCAGTGGTTAACCGCCTTTTAACCGGCGAACTCAGTCCACAACAAGCGGTTCTCAGTTTAATGAGCCGCTCCGCTCGAGATGAAGAATAA
- the pgsA gene encoding CDP-diacylglycerol--glycerol-3-phosphate 3-phosphatidyltransferase, whose translation MSNLTSLPNMLTLFRIMLIPVFIIVFYLPFAWSRGLSAIIFALAGFTDWLDGYVARKMKLMSPFGAFLDPVADKLLVACTLLLLVGARDVNYITLPAIVIVGREIVISALREWMAEVGSRASVTVSYIGKVKTTLQMAALVLLIAFDPTQSWWGLIGFVLLYVAAILTIWSMVIYLSIAWPELTKKS comes from the coding sequence GTGAGCAATCTAACCAGTTTACCCAATATGTTGACGCTGTTTCGAATAATGCTGATTCCAGTCTTCATCATTGTCTTTTATCTGCCTTTCGCCTGGTCGCGCGGATTATCTGCAATCATTTTTGCCCTTGCCGGATTCACCGACTGGCTTGATGGTTACGTGGCCAGAAAAATGAAACTAATGTCCCCATTCGGCGCTTTTCTCGATCCTGTTGCTGACAAATTGCTGGTAGCCTGTACTCTCCTACTCCTGGTTGGCGCAAGAGATGTCAATTACATCACCTTACCGGCTATTGTGATTGTGGGGAGGGAAATCGTTATTTCCGCCTTGCGTGAATGGATGGCTGAAGTGGGAAGCAGAGCCAGTGTTACCGTCAGCTACATAGGTAAAGTAAAAACAACCTTGCAAATGGCGGCACTGGTACTACTGATAGCCTTCGACCCAACCCAGTCCTGGTGGGGATTAATTGGCTTTGTTTTGCTTTACGTGGCTGCTATTTTAACCATCTGGTCAATGGTTATTTATTTGTCTATTGCATGGCCAGAATTAACTAAAAAAAGTTAA
- the htpX gene encoding zinc metalloprotease HtpX: MNNLKTLILLAALTALLMVIGRLLGGYSGMMIALIFAIVMNFGAYWFSDQIVLRMYKAQPLNENHPVYSIVSQLANRAQIPVPKVYIVDTPVPNAFATGRSPEHASVAVTTGILSRLSQEELTGVLAHEISHVTHRDTLISVIAATLAGAISGIANIFMFIPMGSNSEGERHNPIGAILMLILAPLAAGLIQMAVSRSREYEADVGGAKLSGHPLWLASALGKLEMANHQGQFPAAENHPTTANLFIVNPLTSESLSALFSTHPPTAERIARLQEMARGGF; the protein is encoded by the coding sequence ATGAACAATTTGAAAACCCTGATTTTACTTGCTGCCCTAACCGCCCTGCTTATGGTTATCGGCCGTTTACTGGGCGGTTATAGCGGTATGATGATCGCCTTGATCTTTGCAATTGTGATGAATTTTGGCGCCTACTGGTTTTCTGATCAGATTGTACTCCGAATGTATAAAGCACAGCCTCTCAATGAGAATCATCCTGTTTACTCAATTGTTTCACAGCTTGCCAATCGCGCACAAATTCCTGTTCCTAAAGTGTACATAGTCGACACCCCGGTTCCCAATGCCTTTGCTACTGGAAGAAGCCCTGAGCACGCCAGTGTTGCCGTGACAACAGGTATTTTATCAAGGCTGAGCCAGGAAGAGCTTACCGGTGTGCTCGCCCATGAAATTTCACATGTTACCCATCGTGATACCTTAATCAGTGTCATTGCCGCTACCTTGGCAGGTGCCATCAGCGGCATTGCCAATATATTTATGTTCATACCAATGGGAAGCAACTCTGAGGGCGAACGGCATAATCCAATTGGCGCAATTCTAATGTTAATTTTAGCGCCCCTGGCAGCAGGCCTTATTCAGATGGCAGTCTCTCGTTCTCGAGAGTATGAGGCGGATGTCGGCGGAGCAAAACTATCCGGCCATCCCTTATGGTTGGCCAGTGCTTTAGGTAAACTGGAAATGGCAAACCATCAGGGTCAATTTCCAGCCGCCGAAAACCATCCGACGACAGCGAATTTATTTATTGTCAATCCATTAACCAGCGAGAGTCTCAGCGCCCTGTTTTCAACACATCCGCCTACAGCTGAACGAATTGCACGATTACAGGAAATGGCGCGCGGGGGCTTTTAA
- a CDS encoding alkaline phosphatase family protein, whose translation MKKYLGIPLMLLAGIASAETAPPKLVVQIVVDQLRGDLLERYKTKFAADGFNYLYSHGISYQNAHHPHAHTVTCVGHATIATGSYPALHGVVANDWIDRKTGQAVYCMEDSDSKIIPTAHTKKELPGRSPRQLLASTLSDELVLAQKGHAFAVSLKDRAAITLAGHSGQAYWFDRKNGGFVSSSYYLSQYPQWVTNWNADYHAQNETWSLSRPMNQYAYAKAAGFPNRSVDFGNSFPHHTGEPGTEEYFEYLSMTPKADELTADFAIHLLKEEKLGQTANNVDYLGISFSAVDAVGHEFGPNSLESEDNLLRLDQTMAKLLKAIDAQVGLANTLIVLSADHGVSDSPSYLAEHNMPQAKALNETDLRHAIEQVLLKRFQLPPNSLQAIMLPYVYLNHEAIAARNLDIDQVSASLAEALNNFPGVFQAYALSLANTQHDWLSEKVVRMANLNRAGDIYLVPPPYQLSEDQEGQKVDHGTPWQYDSYVPILFVNGQFTGQKVNRPVYTTDIASTLAAVLAIKSPSAAVGQPLAEVMRFYDSQA comes from the coding sequence ATGAAGAAATACCTTGGTATACCATTAATGCTGCTGGCAGGCATTGCCTCTGCCGAAACCGCGCCGCCCAAGCTGGTTGTGCAGATTGTGGTTGATCAGTTGCGCGGTGATTTGCTGGAACGCTATAAAACCAAATTTGCTGCGGATGGTTTTAACTACTTATACAGCCATGGGATAAGTTATCAAAATGCCCATCACCCCCACGCCCACACAGTAACCTGTGTCGGCCATGCGACTATCGCTACCGGCAGTTATCCTGCACTTCATGGCGTTGTTGCCAATGACTGGATAGACCGAAAGACTGGCCAGGCGGTTTATTGTATGGAAGATTCTGACAGCAAAATTATTCCTACTGCCCATACCAAAAAAGAGCTGCCCGGACGTTCACCGCGTCAGCTGCTTGCTTCCACACTCAGCGATGAACTGGTACTCGCTCAAAAAGGGCACGCCTTTGCCGTTTCTTTAAAAGACCGCGCAGCGATTACCCTCGCAGGCCATTCTGGTCAGGCTTATTGGTTTGATCGAAAAAATGGGGGGTTTGTAAGCAGTAGTTATTATCTTAGCCAATATCCACAGTGGGTGACTAACTGGAATGCGGATTATCATGCGCAAAATGAAACCTGGTCGCTCAGCAGGCCCATGAATCAATATGCTTACGCTAAAGCGGCAGGATTCCCCAACCGATCGGTAGACTTTGGCAATAGCTTCCCGCACCATACTGGGGAGCCTGGTACTGAAGAGTACTTCGAATACTTATCCATGACCCCGAAAGCGGATGAGTTAACCGCTGATTTCGCCATTCACCTGCTTAAAGAAGAGAAACTGGGACAAACAGCCAATAACGTGGATTATTTGGGGATTAGCTTCTCTGCCGTTGATGCGGTAGGGCATGAGTTTGGCCCTAATAGTCTCGAATCAGAAGACAATCTGCTGCGTCTTGATCAAACCATGGCAAAACTGCTAAAAGCCATTGACGCTCAGGTAGGGCTTGCCAATACCCTGATTGTCCTTTCTGCTGATCATGGCGTAAGCGACTCACCAAGCTATCTGGCAGAGCACAATATGCCGCAAGCCAAGGCCTTAAATGAAACGGATTTGCGCCATGCCATTGAACAGGTGCTGCTGAAGCGTTTCCAGCTACCGCCCAATAGCCTGCAGGCCATCATGCTTCCCTATGTCTATCTGAATCATGAGGCAATCGCTGCCCGCAATCTGGATATTGATCAGGTTAGTGCCAGCCTGGCTGAAGCATTAAACAATTTCCCCGGTGTATTTCAGGCTTATGCCTTATCCTTAGCCAATACCCAGCATGACTGGCTCAGCGAAAAAGTAGTTCGCATGGCCAATTTAAATCGTGCCGGCGATATTTACCTGGTACCGCCTCCTTATCAGTTAAGCGAGGATCAGGAAGGCCAGAAAGTGGATCATGGCACCCCCTGGCAATACGATAGTTACGTTCCCATTCTGTTTGTCAATGGCCAATTTACCGGGCAAAAGGTTAATCGTCCCGTCTATACCACTGACATAGCCAGTACTCTGGCAGCGGTCCTGGCGATTAAATCTCCTTCTGCTGCGGTGGGACAGCCATTGGCTGAAGTTATGCGCTTTTATGATAGCCAGGCTTGA